The genomic interval TCGGCCAGGCGCCGCTGCCCAGGGTCGTCGGTGAAGCGGTCCGGGTGAAAGAACTTGACCTGGGCCTTGTAGGCCTGGTGGACGGCTTCGGGCGAGGCCGGCGCCTGGATGCCCAGCACCTCGTAACAACGTTGCAGCTCCATCGCTCTCCTCGGGTGATCGGCCATAAGGGGGCCGTCGGTGAACCCTCCAAAAATTATCCGTAGTACATTCACGCCAGGATTACAAGCATTTTCCCATAACCCCAGCCCAGCCCCGTTTTCCCTTCGGCCCAGCCGCCCGTCCGCCGCTCAGGCGGCCCGCATCCAAAGGCAGTCGATGGCATCCAGCGCCATGTGGATCACCAGGCCCAGGCCCACCAGGCGCAGTTTCGGAAACAGGAGCATCAGCAGGTAGGCCCCGATGGCGGGAACCGTGTGCAGGGGGTGAAAACCGATGCTGCAGCGGTCCGGGGCGTAGATCGGGACGGCGAGGAGATGGTCGAGGTCCACCAGCAGGGTCAGCACCATCACCCACCAGGCGCGCCAGCGATGGCGCTGGAAGCCGAAGCGGGCCACGGCCGCCGGCACCAGGAAGTGCAGTGCGATGTGGATGGCGGCCCGCACCGCTCAGCACCTCGCGGCCGGCGGCATCACCGGGCCTCCAGGGCTTCGAGCAGTTGCCGGGCCTGGGGGTTTTCCGGGTCCCGCACCAGGACGGCCTGCAGTTCGGCACGCGCGCCGTCCGTGTCGCCGCTTTGGATGCAGATCAGCGCCAACTGCAGGCGGGCGTCGATGTGGTCCGGATCCAGAAAAATGGCTTGGCGCAGGTGGTCCGCGGCCGCCGGGTCGTCGCCGGCCTCCTGAAGTGCCAGGGCGAGCCCGAAGTGGTTGTCCGCCCCGTCGGGGTTGAGGGCCAAGGCCTCTTGGAAGGCCGCCAGCGCTTGCGGTACCTGGTCGAGTTCCAGGTGGGCCATGCCGGCGTTGAAAAAGAGCCCTTCGTCGTGGGTGTAGCCCAGGCTTCGGGCCCGCTCGTAGCAGGCGATTTCGCGGGCGTGGTCCCCGGTTTGACCCCGGGCGTAGCCCAGGTGGTACCAGGCGAGGGCGTTGTCGGGCTGGACTTTGAGAAGCGCCTCGTGCAGCCGGATCCCCTGCTGGAAAGCTTCCCGTTTCAGGGCCGCGTCGGCTTCAGGGTCGCACTGCCAGCGGGGGGCGGCCGGCGGCGGCGCTTGGGGGGCGGTGCCCGCGCAGCCGCTCAGGCCAATAAAAAGCGCAACTCCCGCCAGAAGCAGGTGCCCTCGGTTTGTGCGGCAAAACCGCCGTACGCCGTTATCTTTGATGCGAAGCACGATTCCCATTTCCATCCATGCCTGGGCCAATATTTTTGAGGCGTTCGGCTCAGTGCTCGATTTTTAAAACGATTATCATGAAAAAGTCGAAACCCAGCGGGTTTTCCGTTTCTGTATCCTCTTTGCGGTCGTCGAGGTTTGGCCAACTGCTCTGCTCGGCTGCAAAAATTTGACTAAAGTGTCGCCCTTCAGTTCAACCACGCCTGAACGACGTCCGCCCCGAGGCTGGCCGCCATGGCGATCATCACCATCCCCGACAGGATGTCGGAGTGGCGCCGGTAGCGGCGGGCCAGCCCGGAGGCGCCGGTTCCCAGAAGCAGCAGTCCGGGCAGGGTGCCGAGGCCGAAGGCGAGGGTCATCAGGGCCCCCGGCAGGAGCCCCCCGGCCGGCAGGGCCCGGGCAAAGGCGGCGAAGGACAGGCCGCAGGGCAGAAACCCCAGCGCCATCCCGAGGACCAGCATGCCGCCCGCGCTGCGGCCGCCACCGGCCGAGCGCAGGATGCGGCCGAAGCCGGGGATCTTATCGGGTGCGGCCAGAGACATCCAGGGCGGCTCGCGAATGATTTCAAGCCGCGCGAGCCCGAAGACCAGGAGAAACCCCGCGGCCAGGAGCGAGAAGCCGACCTGCAGGCGGGCGATCCAGGCCAGGGGGTCCAGCCCGCTGCGGCCGGCCAGCTGCGAGAGGCCAAGTCCCACCGCGCCCATGGCGCCCCCCACGGCAGTGTAGGTCCCGATGCGTCCCAGGTGGTAGAAGAGGTGGGCGCTCATGTGGCCGGTGCGACCCGGGAAGGCGAACACCAGCGGGCCGCACATGCCGACGCAGTGGCCGGTCCCGAGGATGCCCAGCAGAAAGAGGGCGTATAGGTCCGCGTGGGGCATGCAGCCGTTTCCTTTGATCCGGGCGCGGGGTGCGGCCGGCGGTTGGGTGCACGGCGGGCCGGGCGCCTGCCCGTCGAGGGATCCCACGATAGCACTTTCCGGGACCCCTTGAAAGGGTGTGCGGGCGGCTGCGCGGGTTGCTATTTGGCGGGTTTTCGCTTAGGAATACCCATGGCCGCGGACCGTACGCGCGGCCGCCTTTTCGCTGAACCCCCAACCTTTGTTCACGGCCCCGGTGGTGCTTTTAACCGCCGCCCGTCAATCGCCCATGCCCACGGCCCCTTTCCCTTCAGACCGGTTAGACCGCGCCCGGCGCCTGCTGTGGCTGGCGTTCCTGTGCTGTCTTGCGCCGCTGGCCCTGATGGCCGTCGACGGGCTGATACGCGCCGGCCACACCACCGCGCCCCTGGCGGTCTGGGTGCGCCCCCTGGGCGGTCCGGCCCTGGCCCTGGTTCCCGCCGGTCAGCCCCTGCGGCGTTTCGGTCGCGACCCGGGGGCGCTCTCCGGCGATTTCTCGCCCTGGCTGGGCGGCGTCGACCCGGACCCGGCCCGGCTGACGCTGCAACCCGCCGCCAAAAGCCGCGACCCCCTGAGAGCCCCCGATGAAGCCGCTGAACCGTAATCCCCTCCTGCTCTGGGCGGCGCGGGAGGTCATCCGGCGCCCCGCGCCGGCCCTGCTGATGGCCGCCGCCCTGGCTCTGCTGCTGACCGTGGGCGGCACGGTGCTGCTCTTGGGTCAGGGTCTCAGCCAGACGGCCCGCCGCCTGCTGACCCACGGGCCGGATCTCGTGGTGCGCCGCTTAAACGCCGGCGGGTGGGCGCCGCTGCCGGCCGCCGAGGCCCTGGTGGCAGCCCGCGGGGTGCCCGGTGTGACCCGGGCCCGGGCCCGCGTCTGGGGGGTGGCGGCCGGCCCGGCCGGGCCGCTGATGGTGGTCGCCTGGGGGTCCGCGATGCTTCCCCCCGGCGGGGACGGCGGGACGCTTGCGGCCCCCCGGTCGGGGGAGGCCCTGCTGGGCCCGGGGGTCGACCCCGGCCCGGATCCCCGGCGCCTTGCGCTTTCCGCCGCCGCGGCGCTTGAATTCCGGCCGGTTGGGCGCCTGCCGGCCGAAACCGCCCTCATAGGTCAGGATGTGGTCCTGGTGCATCCCGCCGATGCCCGCCTCTTGCTGGGGTTGGCGCCCGGGGAGGCCGTCGATCTGGCTGTTGACGTATTTCACGCCGAAGAAGCCGCCGCCCTCCTGCCCGAGCTCGCCGCCGCCTTTTCCTGGCCGGTTCGCATCACCGCCCGCAGCGAAGCCGTTGGCCTCTATACCGGTGGGCTGGCACGCCGCGGCGGGCTGATGCTGATCGCCGGTATTCCCGCCGTCCTGGCGCTGGTCCTGGTGGTGGCCGGTGCCGTGCGCGAGGCCGTCGGCCGGCGGCGCGAGGTGGGGCTGCTCAAGGCGCTGGGCTGGACCACCGGCGATGTGGTGCGGCTGCAAGTTTACCGCGCGCTATTGATCGCCCTGCCGGCCGTTTGCCTCGGCATGCTGGCGGCCTACGCGCTGGTCTTCCCCCCGGGGGTGAGCTGGCCGGGCAGCCTGCTCTTCGGCTGGCGCACGGCCCCGCCGCGGCTTTTCCTGGACCCCACCGGGGCGCTGCTGACCCTGCTAGAGCTGGGCGCTCTTGTGGTGGGGCCCTACCTGGCGGCGGTGCTCTTGACCAGCCTGCAGGGGGCGGCCGCCGATCCCCAGGACCTCTTAAAAGGCGAGGGGCTCTTGTGATGGAGGGGCTCGCCACCCACCACGTAGATCTGGTTTACGGCGCCTCCACGGAAAGCCCCCGGACCGTGCTGCGGGATGTCTCGGCGGTTTTCCCCCGCGGCGGCCTTTCCCTTGTCACCGGCGCCACCGGGGCCGGCAAGAGTTCCCTTTTGCACCTGCTGGCCGGGCTCCTGCGTCCCACCGCAGGGGAGGTGCTGGCCGACGGTGCACCCATCTCGCGCTGGGCGGCGGGCCACCGCGACCGCTGGCGGCGGCGGGTGGGGGTCGTCTTTCAGTCCGCCAACCTCTTCAGCGGGCTGAGCGTGCTGGAGAATGTGATCCTGCCGCTGGTGCCCCGCGGCCGGTGCCTGGCCGCGCTGCGCGCCACGGGCCATGAGGTGCTGGCCGAACTGGGGCTGGCGGATCTCGCCGGTGCCTGGGCCGAGCGGCTCTCTGGCGGGGAGCGGCAGCGCGTGGCCCTAGCCCGGGCCCTTGTGGGGCGGCCGGATTTCCTGATCGCCGACGAGCCGACCGCCCATCAGGACCCCGAGAACGCCGCCCGGGTGCTGCAGGCCCTGGCGGCCTGCCGGGAGCGCAACGCCGCGGTGGTGGTGGCCGCCCATGACCCCCGGGTAATCGCCGCCGGGGTGGCCGACCGGCACTGGCACCTGGCCGCGGGCCGATTGGCGGCCGAATGATCTGGCACCCGCTGGTGCTGGCAGTGGTCGGGCTCGATCTTTTGGGCCTGTTGGCGCTTCTCTTCGCCGCCGCGGCCGCCCTGCAGGTGCTGCTGCACTGGGCGCCGGAATCGGCGGCGGCCGGCCAGATCATTCTGGAGCGCCGCGCGGAAACCGGCGCGCTGGCCGCGGGCTTTGGTTTCTGGGCCCTTCTCGCGGCCAGCCTGCTGCTGGTGATTGGCATCACCAACGTGCTGCCCGAACTGGTTCCCGGGGCCATGTGTGGCACCGGCGTGCTCCAGGCCACCGCCGGGGCGGGTCCCCGGGCGTTGGGCTTCCGGCTGGGGGCTCTGGTGCTGCTCTGCGGCTGGCGAATGGTGGAGACCGTCAACCGCCGCCACCCTTTGCGGCCCTTGACCCTGCCCGCCGCCCGGCTCTTGCTGCTGGCGCTGCCCCTTTGCCTGCTGGCGGCCGGTGCTACCTTCCAGGCCTTGGCCGGCCTTGACGTGCACCAGCCGGTGGACTGCTGCGCGGTTGTCTATGACCAGTTCCGCCCGCCGGAGCTCGCCGGCCGCGCTGCCGGGCTGCCGGACCGCCTCTGGGTGGGGCTTTTCGCCCTGGGCGGGGTGGTTTTAGGTGCCTTGTCCCTGAGGCTTGCGCGGGCCCCGGACCCCATCCGGGGACCGTGGCCGGGGGCCTTGGCCGGCGTCGCCCTGCTGTGGGCCGGGGCGGCGGCGGTCGCCCTGGTGCGGGTGCTGGCCGCCTACACCTACGAGGTGCTGCACCACCACTGCCCCTGGTGCCTATTTTTGCCCGAACACCGCTTTGTGGGGTTTCCCCTGTTCGGTCTGCTGATGCTGACGGTCCTGGAGGGTTGCGGGGTCTGGACGCTGGCGCTTGTCGTCCGGCGCTGCGGCCTGCCGCTGCCCGGCGCCGCATCCCGGCTGCGGGCCGGCGGGTGGCGCATCCTCTGGGCGGCGGTCCTTTTCAGCCTGCTGGCGGCCGCGCCGGCCCTTTGGTGGCGATGGCGTTTCGGGGTCTGGATCGGGGGGTAACGCAAGCTGTGACGGCAGGTGGTTTACTTCATCAGCAACAGGCTCAGGGCCATGACCACCATTCCGGCAACCAGTCCGAACAGGCTGTCGTGCCCCTTGCCGTAGGCCCTGCTGGTGGGCAGCAGTTCGTCCAGGCTGATGTAGACCATGATACCCGCCACCCCGCCGAAAAGGACCCCCATGACCTCGGGGGGAATCAAACCATTTTGGGTTCCAACCGTGAAACGCAACCCCAAATAGGCCAAAAGAGCGCCCACCGGCTCAGCCAATCCGCTGAGAAATGAATACAGGAAAGCCTTTTGACGGTCTCCGGTGGCGTAAAAAATCGGAACTGACACACTGATGCCTTCGGGAATGTTGTGCAGGGCGACCGCCACGGCGATGGCAACACCCAGGCTCGGGTCCTGCAACGCGGCCAAAAAGGTGGCCAGGCCTTCGGGGAAATTGTGAATGCCGATGGCCAGGGCAGTAAACAACCCCATGCGCAGGAGTTTTCGATGCTGCGCTTCGTGATCGTTGTCCCCTATCGCTGACGCCATTGAAGCCTTGGTGACTGCCGGTGCACACTCCGGCAATGGCGCCGATTCATTGTGCAGGGGCCGGGTCTCTTCTTCCGGATGGATCTCGTGGGGGTTTTCGGCCGACGGTATCAGGTTGTCGATCACGCCGATCAGCAACATGCCGCCGAAAAATGAAGCCGCATTGATCCAGTGCCCCAAGGTCTCGCCATACCGCCCTGTGAGCGCGTCCACACCTTTGAAGAAGATTTCCACGAACGAGACATAGAGCATCACACCGGCCGAAAAACCCGTCACCACCGACAGGAAACGATAGTCGGTGCGCTTGGCCGTAAAGGCGATGACGCTGCCGATTCCGGTGGCAAGGCCGGCAAAAACGGTCAGCCCCAGTGCAAACCACACTTCATTCATGGCTCACGCTCCAACATGGATGCTGCAGCTTATTACCAGATAGATTCCCGTCACCATGGCCAAAAAATTTAAAAATAGCAAATCCTATGTCTGGTGACGCCGGCGGTTCGAGGTCTGGATTTAGGGGTGACGCAAGATGATGCGGGTGGCCTGCGGGGGCGGGCGTCCGGGAGTTGCGGCGTTCGCCGTAAGGTGCACGGCGGTCAATCCTCTTCTTTGGCAGGGCTGGCGAACTTGCGCGCCAGGTCGTTGTCGATGACGTAGATGCAGACCTCCTTGGCGCCCTGCTGGGTGTAGCCGTAGGTTTTGCCGAGGTTCTGCATCAGGAAGGTGACGTCTTCGCGGATGCGCTTGTCGTAGGTCTTGAACGCCTCCTGGGCGTAGTCCTTGATGGCGCTGCGGAAGTTCTCGTTCTCGAGGAACGGGTCGAGCACCTTGTCCTTGAGGTTGTAGACGTAGCGGCTGTGAAGGTCCTGGAAGAGCTGGGTTTCGAGCAGGGGCTTGCCGGCCATCAGGACCTCCTGGGGCAGGGTGCGGGTGGCGTATTCGCGCTGGGTCTCCTGGCGGAACACCCGGCGCTTCAGCTTGCCGGTGGCGGTTCCCAGCAGGCGGCCCTCGATGCTCTGAAAGAAATCCTCGCTGATCTCCAGCCGGTCCCCGGTGAACTTGCAGGTTTCGGTGGCGCCGGGCTCGAAGTTGATGGCAAAGAGGTAGTTCTGGATGTCGCGCCCGATCTGCTCCTCGTTGTAGTAGTAAAGGCACTCCTTGACCTCCTGCAGGATGGTGTAGTTGTACATCCTGAGCAGCGAGTCCATGAAACCGGCCGGGATCACCGCGACCAGGTCCTTGCGGATCTGGGTGAAGAACTTGCACAGGTCCGACATGTTGATCAACTTGTCCTCTCGGGCGAAGGCCGAGTAGAACTCGTTGAAGATCTTGATGGAATCCCGGCCGGATATCCCCCGGTCGCCCTCCTTTTCGGACTCGGCCAGGATCCGCCGGCGGCGCTGGGCGGTCAGGCGCTTGCGGTCCTCCTCCAGCAGCCAGTTGGGGATGTAGCCGGTGTAGATCTCCATCTTGAGCAGCTGCAGGTTCTCGTCGCAGTACATGCGGTACTTGCCCGGGTCGCCGATCCACTCCAGCAGGGCCTCGGAGCGGGTGTTGAGGCGGGTGGAGATGATCACCCGGGCGAAGTTGTGCAGCACCCGCGGCAGGAAGTTGGCGTCGATCTGGCGGCCGAAAATGTTGCGGTAGATCTCCACTTCGGTCTGCAGGCCCATCACGTAGGGGATCCGGATGTATTCAATGCGGTCGGAGAAGGACTGGAACTCCTGGATGTTGGCCTTGTCCTCGGGGTTCATCAGCGCCAGGAAGAGCGAGTTGACGTTCTCCTCCACGTCCTCCACCTTGTGAACGCCCTCGCTGATGATGTTGTGCAGCTCGATCATGCGCGCGGTGTTGTGGCTCTTGATGTCCATCAGGGCGTAGATCCCGTTGTTGGTCTTGGCGTAGCGCGAGAAGATGTACTTGACCTGGTTGCTGTCCTTGAGGATGCCGTTGATCCGGCTCTGGAGGATGTTGTTGGTGAGCACCTCCTGCTTGATGGGCTTGTCGCCGGGGGTGAAGACGCTGATGCCCTCGCCCAGGCGCCGGTTGAAGCGGTAGGGGCGCGCGTAGAGCAGCTCGAAGACCCCCTGGGGGCTCTTGAGGCGGGCCTGCAGGGCCTCATAGAGGGAGCTGCAGATGGTGCAGGGGGTGTCCCGGAAGACCCAGTCGTACTCCTTGTCGTTGAGGAGTTTCTCCTTGAAGGGGTCGCCCTGCAGCAGGTTTTCGAAGAACACCCGCCTGCAGGCCTTGGGGATCATCAAAATGGGGTTGTCGTGGCTGGGGCAGAGGATTTCGACGAAGCCCTCCCGCGGCGCCAGCGCCTGGGCGTCCGCCAGGACGTCGGGGTCCCCCTGAAAATCCTGGCTGAGCAGCTTGGCCAGTTTCTCGTAGAGGGGCATCGCCTCCTGGTCGGGCAGGGCCCCCAGGAACCGCCGGTTGAGGCGCCAGACGGCCTCGTAGCGCTTGCCGTCCTCGGTGTTGGTGTACTCCTCGAACTTGCGTAGCAGGTTGTTGAGGAAGGTGCTCTTGCCCGATCCCGGCGGCCCCTCGAAGACATAGACCTTGTTCTGCTGGGCGCCCCGTTTGAGGGCCTCCACCAGGCTGATCAGGCGGTTGGAGAAGAGCCGGTCGGCGAAAAAGGGTTGGTCGGCGCTCTCCACGAACAGGCGTTTGCAGTCGTAGTAGACGTAGTGGATGGACTCCGGGTCGTTGGGGTACTCGTCGATGCCCTCCCCGACATAGGTCTTGATCATGTCGTGAAAGACCTGGAAAACGTTGCGGATCACCCCTGCGGGGTGTGCGGTCAGCTCCTGCAGGAAGGCCTGGAAGGAAATGGCGTCGTGCTGGTTGGACTTGCCTATGCTGTGGTTGAGGTATTGCAGTGCGTTTTGGATGTTGTCCATCGGTAAACCTCGAAGGGCCCGCGGGGCGGCGGGTCAGGGCGCGGCCGATTGGCCTGCGTTTGGGGCGTCAGCGGCCGCCATCACCTCCCGGCTGAGCTTGCGGTCTTTCATGGTGTAGCGCACTTTCTGCCATTCGGCCCCGGCTTTGCGGTCCTCATCGCGCTGCATGCCGGGGTAGCCCGACAGAAACGGGTGCGCCGGGCTAAGCGGTGCGCTGTCATCTGATTTGGCCACCAGCTCGTAGGTCTCCAGCGCCACCGGCGCCCCCCACAGGTATTCGATGCCCATCAGGGTGCCGGGGATGAAGTCGCGCACCAGCGGCTTGCCTTCAAAGCGGTGCGCCAAGCGCAGGACGTTGTCCTTTTCCCCGTCGGCCGTCACCGTGATCCGCGGCGGGTGGTAGATCGCGTCCTCCAGCATCTGGCGGTAGTCTTCGGCCGAGCGGCTCTTAATGTAGTACTCCCAGACGCGGCGCTCCTGGTTGAGGCGTTTGGCGGCCACAAAGAGCTTGTGCTGGTCGACGAAATCCTGGTCCACGAAGGTGTGGATGAAGGTGAAGTCGCAGAAGTTTTCACGCACCTGGAAAAGGAAGTCCCGCCCGCTGCCCTGGCCGGTGTCGTAGCCCTGGCGCTTCCGGGCGTCCCGCAGGCGGCGGTAGGCGATGGAGTAGTGCCCCTGGTCGGCCATCCGCTCGATGGCGTAGAACAGGCGCATGCCCAGGGCGTAGGGGTTGAGCCCCACCCGGGGCATGGCCGTGACCGCCGCGTTGACCCGCGCGAATTCCACCTCGTGGCCGCGGATGCGCTTGTCCTGGAAAAAAAGGGTTTCGTGCCAGTAGCTCGCCCAGCCCTCGTTCATGACCTTGGTCCGAATCTGGGGCTGAAAGAAGAGCGAGGTTTTGCGCACTACTTCCATCACGGTTTTCATCCAGCGGTTTTCGGCCCGGTTGAGAAACTCCGAGTGGGTGCTCAGAAACTGGACCAGGTCGCCGGACTCGGGCCGCCGCTGCTCGCGGTGCTTGCGATAGAGGGTCTCGAATTCGGGGTGCTTGAGGTGGATCTCGGCGAAAAAGGTTTGCTCCCCCAAATCGCCGTAGCTGCGCATGCAGGCGTTGTAGCGCCCGATCTCCTTGATGTAGTCGGTGACGGCGACCTTCCTGTGGGTCTGGAGGAAGACATCGAAGTAAAAATCCAGCGGCGTGGAGGTCTTGCTGGCCTCCGGGCGGTGCAGCCGGGAGAGTTCGGCGTGGAAGCCCACCAGGTTGTCGATGCTGCGCGTGAACTCGATCACGTAGTCCACCCAGCGGCCCTTTTCCGACCGCAGCTGGGCGATCAGGCGCTTGTCCGAAAGGGCCTGGCCGGCGAAGTCCAGGTCCCAGGTGTGGCGGAAGAAGAGGTTGTTCTGGAAGAAGTCGATATGCCCCAGGACGTGGTAGAAGATCATGACGTTCAGCCAGTCGGGGTTGTTGTCGTTGTAGAACGAAATCGCCGGGCGGGTGTTGATCACGGTCTCGTAGGGGTTGCCGGGGTAAAGCTCGTACTTGCCCTTTTCGCGCAGCACCTCCACGTCGTGGACCCAGTAGTCGTAGAGGGTCGGGATCATCACCTTGGGGGAGAGCTCCAGCAGGTCGCGGTTGGTGACGATGTACTCCAGGGACTCGTCCTCGAAGCGCAGCCCGGCCTCCCGGGCGCGCGCCTTGCAGCCCTCCATGATCTTCTTGGTGTGCTGGTCGATCAGTTCCATGGGGTTTTCCTCGCCGACTGAAGCCGGCCGGCCCCGTCGGGCCCGCGCCGTCCGCCGCGGCCGGCTCATTCCTCGGCGGTCAGCCGCTTGATGCCCTCGATCAGGCGCGCCTCGTCGGCCTCGGCCTGCATCACGTCCAGCCGCAGGCGCTTGCGCTGGGTGGTCAGCAGGCCCGAGTCCTTGAGGTATTTTTCCACCTCGGTCTTGCGGCCGGCGGCTGCGCCGTGCTCGGCGATGGTGACCCCCACCCGGTTGGCGTAGGCCAGCATCTTCTTCAGCTCCGGCACGGTGGTCTTGCCGTCGGTGTCCCAGTCGTCGCCGTCGGTGCCATGAAAGATGTAGATGTTGAAGTCGGGGATCAGGTTCTCCTTCTGGACGATCTCGTTCACCAGGCGGTAGGCCGCGGCCACCTGGGTGCCGCCGGCCACCCTGAGGTTGTAGTAGGTGTAGAAGTCGGGCACCTCGGCGGCCTCGGTGT from Desulfobacteraceae bacterium carries:
- a CDS encoding ATP-binding cassette domain-containing protein, whose amino-acid sequence is MEGLATHHVDLVYGASTESPRTVLRDVSAVFPRGGLSLVTGATGAGKSSLLHLLAGLLRPTAGEVLADGAPISRWAAGHRDRWRRRVGVVFQSANLFSGLSVLENVILPLVPRGRCLAALRATGHEVLAELGLADLAGAWAERLSGGERQRVALARALVGRPDFLIADEPTAHQDPENAARVLQALAACRERNAAVVVAAHDPRVIAAGVADRHWHLAAGRLAAE
- a CDS encoding ABC transporter permease: MKPLNRNPLLLWAAREVIRRPAPALLMAAALALLLTVGGTVLLLGQGLSQTARRLLTHGPDLVVRRLNAGGWAPLPAAEALVAARGVPGVTRARARVWGVAAGPAGPLMVVAWGSAMLPPGGDGGTLAAPRSGEALLGPGVDPGPDPRRLALSAAAALEFRPVGRLPAETALIGQDVVLVHPADARLLLGLAPGEAVDLAVDVFHAEEAAALLPELAAAFSWPVRITARSEAVGLYTGGLARRGGLMLIAGIPAVLALVLVVAGAVREAVGRRREVGLLKALGWTTGDVVRLQVYRALLIALPAVCLGMLAAYALVFPPGVSWPGSLLFGWRTAPPRLFLDPTGALLTLLELGALVVGPYLAAVLLTSLQGAAADPQDLLKGEGLL
- a CDS encoding sulfite exporter TauE/SafE family protein, which produces MPHADLYALFLLGILGTGHCVGMCGPLVFAFPGRTGHMSAHLFYHLGRIGTYTAVGGAMGAVGLGLSQLAGRSGLDPLAWIARLQVGFSLLAAGFLLVFGLARLEIIREPPWMSLAAPDKIPGFGRILRSAGGGRSAGGMLVLGMALGFLPCGLSFAAFARALPAGGLLPGALMTLAFGLGTLPGLLLLGTGASGLARRYRRHSDILSGMVMIAMAASLGADVVQAWLN
- a CDS encoding DUF6122 family protein, with amino-acid sequence MRAAIHIALHFLVPAAVARFGFQRHRWRAWWVMVLTLLVDLDHLLAVPIYAPDRCSIGFHPLHTVPAIGAYLLMLLFPKLRLVGLGLVIHMALDAIDCLWMRAA
- a CDS encoding serine protein kinase PrkA, with the protein product MDNIQNALQYLNHSIGKSNQHDAISFQAFLQELTAHPAGVIRNVFQVFHDMIKTYVGEGIDEYPNDPESIHYVYYDCKRLFVESADQPFFADRLFSNRLISLVEALKRGAQQNKVYVFEGPPGSGKSTFLNNLLRKFEEYTNTEDGKRYEAVWRLNRRFLGALPDQEAMPLYEKLAKLLSQDFQGDPDVLADAQALAPREGFVEILCPSHDNPILMIPKACRRVFFENLLQGDPFKEKLLNDKEYDWVFRDTPCTICSSLYEALQARLKSPQGVFELLYARPYRFNRRLGEGISVFTPGDKPIKQEVLTNNILQSRINGILKDSNQVKYIFSRYAKTNNGIYALMDIKSHNTARMIELHNIISEGVHKVEDVEENVNSLFLALMNPEDKANIQEFQSFSDRIEYIRIPYVMGLQTEVEIYRNIFGRQIDANFLPRVLHNFARVIISTRLNTRSEALLEWIGDPGKYRMYCDENLQLLKMEIYTGYIPNWLLEEDRKRLTAQRRRRILAESEKEGDRGISGRDSIKIFNEFYSAFAREDKLINMSDLCKFFTQIRKDLVAVIPAGFMDSLLRMYNYTILQEVKECLYYYNEEQIGRDIQNYLFAINFEPGATETCKFTGDRLEISEDFFQSIEGRLLGTATGKLKRRVFRQETQREYATRTLPQEVLMAGKPLLETQLFQDLHSRYVYNLKDKVLDPFLENENFRSAIKDYAQEAFKTYDKRIREDVTFLMQNLGKTYGYTQQGAKEVCIYVIDNDLARKFASPAKEED
- a CDS encoding tetratricopeptide repeat protein; the encoded protein is MGIVLRIKDNGVRRFCRTNRGHLLLAGVALFIGLSGCAGTAPQAPPPAAPRWQCDPEADAALKREAFQQGIRLHEALLKVQPDNALAWYHLGYARGQTGDHAREIACYERARSLGYTHDEGLFFNAGMAHLELDQVPQALAAFQEALALNPDGADNHFGLALALQEAGDDPAAADHLRQAIFLDPDHIDARLQLALICIQSGDTDGARAELQAVLVRDPENPQARQLLEALEAR
- the zupT gene encoding zinc transporter ZupT; translated protein: MNEVWFALGLTVFAGLATGIGSVIAFTAKRTDYRFLSVVTGFSAGVMLYVSFVEIFFKGVDALTGRYGETLGHWINAASFFGGMLLIGVIDNLIPSAENPHEIHPEEETRPLHNESAPLPECAPAVTKASMASAIGDNDHEAQHRKLLRMGLFTALAIGIHNFPEGLATFLAALQDPSLGVAIAVAVALHNIPEGISVSVPIFYATGDRQKAFLYSFLSGLAEPVGALLAYLGLRFTVGTQNGLIPPEVMGVLFGGVAGIMVYISLDELLPTSRAYGKGHDSLFGLVAGMVVMALSLLLMK
- a CDS encoding SpoVR family protein; translated protein: MELIDQHTKKIMEGCKARAREAGLRFEDESLEYIVTNRDLLELSPKVMIPTLYDYWVHDVEVLREKGKYELYPGNPYETVINTRPAISFYNDNNPDWLNVMIFYHVLGHIDFFQNNLFFRHTWDLDFAGQALSDKRLIAQLRSEKGRWVDYVIEFTRSIDNLVGFHAELSRLHRPEASKTSTPLDFYFDVFLQTHRKVAVTDYIKEIGRYNACMRSYGDLGEQTFFAEIHLKHPEFETLYRKHREQRRPESGDLVQFLSTHSEFLNRAENRWMKTVMEVVRKTSLFFQPQIRTKVMNEGWASYWHETLFFQDKRIRGHEVEFARVNAAVTAMPRVGLNPYALGMRLFYAIERMADQGHYSIAYRRLRDARKRQGYDTGQGSGRDFLFQVRENFCDFTFIHTFVDQDFVDQHKLFVAAKRLNQERRVWEYYIKSRSAEDYRQMLEDAIYHPPRITVTADGEKDNVLRLAHRFEGKPLVRDFIPGTLMGIEYLWGAPVALETYELVAKSDDSAPLSPAHPFLSGYPGMQRDEDRKAGAEWQKVRYTMKDRKLSREVMAAADAPNAGQSAAP